A window from Lachnoanaerobaculum umeaense encodes these proteins:
- a CDS encoding FAD:protein FMN transferase, with translation MKKFNKKTVIVVAAVIIGLFVLAIAGKNTSMKSVANNFDLTLDKKNSEEPLTDTTFALDTFITVSIYEGGNEDILKGSMEFIRNYEMVFSATNPLAELYKLNHREKGAMSVEVSDDLAFLIDRALYYCKISGGSFDITTEPLKELWDFNAEEPELPSDESIKEQLPKVDYMRVAVDGNTIKFTSDDTRIDLGAIAKGYIADKTKEYLIEMGVNSAIINLGGNVLCVGKKPSGENFTIGLQKPYADRNETVALLTVDDESVVSSGVYERHFVIDGKNYHHILNPKTGYPYDNGLVEVSILTKSSTDADALSTTCFSLGVEEGVKLLDSIPDTYGYFILSDYSIIYSEGAKEQLAEP, from the coding sequence TTGAAAAAATTTAATAAAAAAACGGTGATTGTAGTGGCCGCAGTGATTATAGGCTTGTTTGTACTTGCAATAGCAGGTAAGAATACAAGTATGAAATCTGTAGCCAATAACTTTGATCTTACATTGGATAAGAAAAATAGTGAAGAGCCTTTGACTGATACTACATTTGCACTTGACACATTTATTACAGTATCTATTTATGAGGGTGGAAATGAAGATATATTGAAAGGTTCTATGGAGTTTATAAGAAATTATGAGATGGTTTTTTCAGCCACTAATCCTTTGGCTGAACTTTATAAACTTAATCACAGAGAAAAGGGTGCTATGAGTGTGGAGGTAAGTGATGATCTGGCATTTCTTATAGATAGAGCATTGTACTATTGTAAAATATCAGGCGGTTCATTTGATATTACAACAGAACCTTTAAAGGAGCTATGGGATTTTAATGCTGAAGAACCTGAGCTTCCAAGTGATGAAAGTATAAAGGAGCAATTACCAAAGGTAGACTATATGAGAGTTGCTGTAGATGGCAATACAATCAAATTCACATCTGATGATACAAGGATTGACCTAGGAGCAATTGCAAAGGGATATATTGCCGATAAGACTAAGGAATATCTCATTGAGATGGGAGTTAATAGCGCAATAATAAACTTGGGTGGAAATGTACTATGTGTAGGCAAAAAGCCAAGTGGTGAGAATTTTACCATCGGACTTCAAAAGCCCTATGCGGATAGAAATGAAACCGTAGCATTGCTGACAGTAGATGATGAATCGGTGGTATCTTCAGGAGTATACGAAAGACATTTTGTAATAGATGGCAAAAATTATCACCATATTTTAAATCCTAAAACCGGATATCCATATGATAATGGATTGGTTGAAGTGAGTATATTGACAAAGTCATCTACAGATGCGGACGCATTATCCACCACCTGCTTCTCACTGGGAGTGGAAGAAGGTGTAAAACTTTTAGATAGTATACCGGATACCTATGGTTATTTTATTCTTTCAGACTATAGTATAATATATTCAGAAGGTGCTAAGGAACAGCTGGCAGAACCTTAG
- a CDS encoding galactose ABC transporter substrate-binding protein yields the protein MRLFKKVLAVSVASMCALSLAACGGGSKTAETTAAASSESKDESKAAESVSEAVAATGKDVKDIKVGISIYKFDDNFMTLYRNELVRYLTEDIGIPKENVMVQDGKNDQAEQTNQINNFIATKVDVMILNLVQSSSAPTVTDLAKEAGIPVVYINREPDEAEESRWASDGINATYVGADARQSGTFQGEEIAELDNKGDINGDGTVKYIMIQGDPENIDAQYRTEYSVKALTEKSGLKAEQLLIQRGDWDQAKGQQIAQDALTQYGNDIEVIFCNNDAMALGALQAINAAGRKVGEDIYIVGVDALAEAVQNVSEGKMTGTVFNDFISQAQAAAKAAVSFTNGEKVDAKIPVDYVKVTKDNAAEILELVK from the coding sequence ATGAGATTGTTCAAAAAAGTATTAGCGGTATCAGTAGCATCTATGTGTGCACTTTCATTAGCAGCATGTGGAGGCGGAAGTAAGACAGCAGAGACAACAGCGGCAGCAAGCAGCGAGTCAAAGGATGAAAGCAAGGCAGCTGAAAGTGTTTCAGAGGCTGTAGCAGCAACAGGTAAGGATGTAAAGGACATCAAAGTCGGCATTTCAATTTACAAGTTTGATGACAACTTCATGACATTGTATCGTAATGAGCTTGTTAGATATCTTACAGAGGACATTGGTATTCCAAAGGAGAATGTAATGGTTCAGGACGGTAAGAATGACCAGGCAGAGCAGACAAACCAGATCAACAACTTTATAGCAACTAAGGTTGACGTTATGATTCTTAACCTTGTACAGTCATCTTCAGCTCCAACAGTTACAGATCTTGCTAAAGAGGCTGGAATCCCTGTAGTTTACATCAACCGTGAGCCGGATGAGGCTGAGGAGTCAAGATGGGCTTCAGATGGTATCAATGCTACATATGTAGGTGCAGATGCTCGTCAGTCAGGTACATTCCAGGGTGAAGAGATTGCAGAACTTGACAACAAGGGTGACATCAATGGTGACGGTACAGTTAAGTACATCATGATCCAGGGTGACCCTGAGAATATTGATGCACAGTACAGAACAGAGTATTCAGTTAAGGCTCTTACAGAGAAGAGCGGATTAAAGGCTGAGCAGCTCTTAATTCAAAGAGGTGACTGGGATCAGGCTAAGGGACAGCAGATTGCACAGGACGCTCTTACACAGTATGGAAATGACATAGAAGTTATCTTCTGTAACAATGACGCTATGGCACTTGGTGCACTTCAGGCTATCAATGCAGCAGGAAGAAAAGTTGGTGAAGATATCTATATCGTAGGTGTTGATGCACTTGCAGAGGCAGTTCAGAATGTTTCAGAGGGTAAGATGACAGGTACAGTATTTAATGACTTCATCAGCCAGGCACAGGCAGCAGCAAAGGCAGCAGTTTCTTTCACAAATGGAGAGAAGGTAGATGCAAAGATTCCTGTAGACTATGTAAAGGTTACAAAAGATAACGCAGCAGAGATCTTGGAACTTGTTAAATAA
- a CDS encoding SseB family protein has translation MVRREVLASIPKAVNLYMILSDFTRLPYVYCDDESFDDVAFFFDEKEKADKKSEELLANKQQNSVVELNQEGILRTFTCLVVAGVNAIKYNYQGEDFIVQLDEIIKVSDFSELPPEKRPIENRSLQLTMLYFGQEIRANIGNPNIPELRELEEEMMVNILKARFIVPVREVEVDGETQMHMLMLKINNEGGNVIPIFTDNIEFDKMPGDENVKKTIIDTKNLINFPLPPGCDGYLINPMGVSMPVNTGVLRNLRNMEIVSKDKKEE, from the coding sequence ATGGTAAGAAGAGAAGTACTTGCAAGCATTCCAAAGGCAGTGAATCTGTATATGATTCTTTCAGATTTTACAAGACTGCCATATGTGTATTGTGATGATGAAAGCTTTGATGATGTGGCTTTTTTCTTTGATGAAAAAGAAAAAGCCGATAAAAAATCGGAAGAACTTTTGGCAAATAAGCAGCAGAATAGTGTAGTGGAGTTAAATCAGGAAGGAATCTTAAGAACCTTTACCTGTCTGGTTGTTGCAGGTGTAAATGCAATTAAGTATAATTACCAAGGTGAGGACTTTATAGTACAGTTGGATGAGATAATAAAGGTTTCTGATTTTAGCGAGTTACCACCTGAAAAAAGACCTATAGAAAATAGATCATTGCAGCTTACAATGCTTTATTTTGGACAGGAGATAAGAGCAAATATAGGCAATCCAAATATTCCTGAGTTACGTGAACTTGAAGAGGAAATGATGGTAAATATTTTGAAGGCAAGATTTATTGTACCGGTCAGGGAAGTTGAGGTAGATGGAGAAACTCAGATGCATATGCTTATGCTGAAGATCAACAATGAAGGTGGCAATGTTATACCTATCTTTACTGATAATATTGAGTTTGATAAGATGCCGGGTGATGAAAATGTGAAGAAAACAATTATTGATACAAAGAATCTTATCAATTTTCCACTTCCACCGGGATGTGACGGATACCTTATAAATCCTATGGGAGTAAGTATGCCTGTAAATACAGGTGTTTTGAGAAATCTAAGAAATATGGAGATAGTATCTAAAGATAAAAAAGAAGAGTAA
- a CDS encoding TIGR03960 family B12-binding radical SAM protein: protein MRKLALSDDILLSVDKPARYIGGELNSRDKSLENVDIRFVMCFPDVYEIGMSHIGMQIIYDMLNRREDTFCERLFSPWVDLDKVLREKNIPLFSLESQENVKDADILGITLQYEMCYTNILQILELSQIPMYAKDRGEEYPIVIGGGPCSYNPEPLAPFFDIFYIGEGEVVYDALLDLYKECKKNKLSKHEFLRKAAKLDGMYVPEFYDVSYKEDGTIESFTPKHEDVPSVVHRVVVQNMDEVSYLSKPVVPFIKVTQDRVVLEIMRGCIRGCRFCQAGNVYRPQRERSLEYLINYAKTMLDITGAEEISLSSLSSSDYSQLDKLLNFLLEYTKERGINISLPSLRIDAFSLDVMSKVQDVKKSSLTFAPEAGTQRLRDVINKGITEEDILNGSMEAFKGGWNKVKLYFMLGLPTETEEDIKGIPQLCEKIAEHYYSIPKDQRIGKVSITASSSFFVPKPFTPFQWAKMETEEEYLRRAHLVKDTFREQLNQKSMKYQYHDAEVTLLEGLMARGDRKIADVIVNAYKNGAMYDSWSDQFNMEYWLMAYEQTCIDPTFYTLRERDIDEIFPWDFIDAGVTKNFLIREWKTAHEDKISPNCRQQCLGCGARKYNGGVCLESAN from the coding sequence ATGAGAAAATTAGCACTAAGCGATGATATACTGCTTAGCGTTGACAAGCCGGCAAGATATATTGGTGGTGAGTTAAATTCAAGAGATAAAAGTTTAGAGAATGTGGATATCAGATTTGTTATGTGTTTTCCTGATGTCTATGAAATAGGAATGAGTCATATTGGAATGCAAATCATATATGATATGTTAAATAGAAGAGAGGACACGTTTTGTGAAAGACTGTTTTCTCCATGGGTGGACCTTGACAAGGTACTTAGAGAAAAGAATATTCCGCTATTTAGCTTGGAGAGTCAGGAAAATGTAAAGGATGCGGATATTTTGGGCATTACCTTACAATATGAGATGTGTTACACCAATATTTTGCAGATTTTGGAACTTTCACAGATTCCGATGTATGCAAAGGACAGGGGAGAGGAATACCCTATAGTAATAGGTGGAGGTCCATGTTCTTATAATCCTGAGCCATTGGCACCTTTCTTTGACATATTCTATATTGGAGAGGGCGAGGTGGTATACGATGCCTTGCTTGATCTATATAAGGAATGTAAGAAAAATAAGCTTTCTAAGCATGAGTTTTTAAGAAAGGCTGCAAAGCTTGATGGTATGTATGTGCCTGAGTTTTATGATGTAAGTTATAAGGAAGATGGTACTATAGAATCATTTACACCTAAACATGAGGATGTACCAAGTGTGGTTCACAGAGTTGTGGTACAAAATATGGATGAGGTTTCATATCTGTCAAAACCGGTAGTACCTTTTATTAAGGTTACTCAAGATAGAGTGGTACTTGAGATAATGAGAGGCTGTATCAGAGGATGCAGATTCTGTCAGGCTGGAAATGTGTACAGACCACAGAGAGAGCGTTCACTGGAGTATCTTATAAACTATGCAAAAACAATGTTGGATATCACAGGTGCAGAGGAAATATCATTAAGTTCTCTAAGTTCAAGTGATTATAGTCAGCTTGATAAACTGCTCAATTTCCTTTTGGAATATACTAAGGAGAGAGGTATAAATATTTCTCTGCCGTCATTAAGAATAGATGCATTTTCACTTGATGTTATGAGTAAGGTGCAAGATGTAAAGAAGAGCTCTCTGACATTTGCACCAGAGGCAGGTACACAGCGACTTAGAGATGTAATAAATAAGGGAATAACTGAGGAAGATATTTTAAATGGTTCTATGGAGGCATTTAAGGGTGGATGGAATAAGGTGAAACTTTATTTTATGCTTGGACTTCCTACAGAAACAGAAGAGGATATCAAAGGTATACCACAGCTTTGTGAAAAGATTGCAGAACATTATTATTCCATTCCAAAGGATCAAAGAATAGGTAAGGTATCTATTACAGCCAGTTCATCATTCTTTGTGCCAAAGCCTTTTACACCTTTCCAATGGGCAAAGATGGAGACAGAGGAGGAGTATCTTAGAAGAGCGCATCTTGTAAAGGATACTTTTAGAGAGCAGCTCAATCAAAAGAGTATGAAATATCAGTACCATGATGCAGAGGTTACTTTGCTTGAGGGATTGATGGCAAGAGGTGACAGAAAGATTGCAGATGTTATTGTAAATGCATACAAAAATGGTGCAATGTATGATTCTTGGTCGGATCAGTTCAATATGGAATACTGGCTTATGGCATATGAACAAACCTGTATAGATCCGACATTCTATACACTTAGAGAAAGGGATATAGATGAGATATTCCCTTGGGACTTTATAGATGCCGGAGTTACTAAGAACTTCCTTATCAGAGAGTGGAAAACTGCACATGAAGATAAGATATCACCAAACTGCAGACAGCAGTGCTTAGGCTGCGGTGCAAGAAAATATAATGGAGGTGTTTGTCTTGAAAGTGCGAATTAA
- a CDS encoding ribonuclease E/G codes for MSTDVKLSKLLITRYRNKLFAISYNDNKPNEIEYIEDTSLLGSIHIGKVKKIAKNINAAFVEIEFNSERQMVYFDMAELKHLIFADEKEHNCLHEGDDILIKISKLPIKNKLPGATANLLGSEVPEKILARKNYIKAPGMLYAGSEDYIDVIKDRLKYAEFDIVTDIREIYEGIVSFFEENHKEMLNRVRFYEDSMISLNKLYSIDTLFSESLNKKAWLKDGGYLYIESTEALTVVDVNTGKNVQKKDAGIIKLNTNLEAIKETARQLRLRNISGIIIIDLINTTDKSEIDLIYHTMKEYLKEDRLNTVAIDITKLCLFEITRRKRKPSLEEIMKR; via the coding sequence ATGAGTACGGATGTGAAATTATCTAAGCTTTTGATCACAAGGTATAGGAATAAGCTTTTTGCAATATCATACAATGATAATAAGCCAAATGAGATAGAATATATAGAAGATACATCTTTATTGGGAAGCATTCATATAGGTAAGGTGAAGAAGATAGCCAAAAATATAAATGCTGCTTTTGTAGAGATTGAGTTTAACTCTGAGCGTCAAATGGTGTATTTTGATATGGCTGAATTAAAGCATTTGATATTTGCAGATGAAAAGGAGCATAATTGTTTACATGAGGGAGATGATATTTTAATTAAAATTTCAAAGCTTCCTATAAAAAATAAATTACCCGGTGCCACTGCCAATCTCTTGGGCAGTGAAGTACCGGAGAAAATTTTGGCAAGGAAAAACTATATAAAAGCTCCAGGTATGCTATATGCAGGCTCAGAGGACTATATTGATGTTATAAAGGATAGATTAAAGTATGCCGAATTTGATATAGTTACAGATATCAGAGAAATCTATGAGGGTATAGTGAGTTTTTTTGAGGAAAATCATAAAGAGATGCTTAATAGAGTCAGATTCTATGAAGACAGTATGATAAGTTTAAATAAGCTATATTCCATAGACACTCTATTTAGCGAATCTCTTAATAAAAAAGCCTGGTTAAAGGATGGCGGTTATCTTTATATAGAGTCCACTGAAGCCTTAACAGTGGTGGATGTGAATACAGGAAAGAATGTACAAAAAAAGGATGCCGGTATAATCAAGTTAAATACCAATTTGGAGGCTATAAAGGAGACAGCAAGGCAGCTGAGACTTAGAAATATTTCAGGTATTATTATAATTGATTTAATAAATACTACGGATAAATCAGAAATCGATTTGATATATCACACGATGAAGGAATACCTTAAAGAGGATAGATTAAATACAGTTGCCATAGATATTACAAAGCTATGCCTGTTTGAAATAACCAGAAGAAAAAGAAAACCAAGTCTTGAAGAGATAATGAAGAGGTAA
- a CDS encoding TIGR03936 family radical SAM-associated protein, with product MRIKFEKTEQMRFIGHLDLMRYFQKAMRRADIPIKYSEGFSPHQIMSFGAPLSMGVSGLGEYMDIELKEGSHISSSEAIKRLNDMMCTGMKVTKFLQIPDNSKPAMALMDTADFKAEFKTEVLETDIREAIDKLMSKESILLTKVSKKKKKNQFGKFVEVETTSVVDIKSFIYKLDAIENGVFMHLSQGSTNNIKPAAVMDFLYEEGLPQAKRNEYYLYRLDMYTEEGKALDEYGCEII from the coding sequence GTGCGAATTAAGTTTGAAAAAACAGAGCAAATGCGTTTTATCGGTCATTTGGATTTGATGAGATATTTTCAAAAAGCTATGAGAAGAGCTGATATTCCAATAAAATATAGTGAGGGATTCTCACCGCATCAGATAATGTCATTTGGAGCACCTCTTAGCATGGGTGTATCGGGACTTGGTGAATATATGGATATTGAGCTTAAGGAAGGAAGCCACATTTCCTCAAGTGAAGCCATAAAAAGACTTAATGATATGATGTGTACCGGTATGAAGGTTACGAAGTTTTTACAAATACCGGATAATTCAAAGCCGGCTATGGCACTTATGGATACGGCGGATTTTAAGGCTGAGTTTAAAACTGAGGTTTTAGAAACCGATATCAGAGAGGCTATAGATAAGCTTATGTCAAAAGAATCTATTTTACTTACTAAGGTATCAAAAAAGAAAAAGAAAAATCAGTTTGGCAAGTTTGTTGAAGTGGAGACTACATCTGTTGTGGATATAAAGTCTTTTATATATAAGCTTGATGCTATAGAAAATGGGGTATTCATGCATTTGTCACAGGGAAGTACTAACAATATAAAGCCTGCAGCTGTAATGGACTTTTTGTATGAAGAGGGGCTTCCACAAGCAAAAAGAAATGAATATTATTTGTATAGACTGGATATGTATACAGAAGAAGGAAAGGCCCTTGATGAGTACGGATGTGAAATTATCTAA
- a CDS encoding citrate/2-methylcitrate synthase, whose protein sequence is MSYNQKITKEIEDLTAKCLENLKINQSLYKEYDVQRGLRNLQGEGVRAGLTRISEITAFKKINGEKTPCDGELRYQGIDIHELTDGFLKENRFGFEEISYLMLFGHLPTDTQLKDFMLLLGEQRSLPKNFTRDIIMKAPSKDMMNTLSRSVLTLYAYDTKADDTSLANVLRQCINLISTFPMMCVYGYHAYNHYIRDKSMYIHRPSNNLSTAENILLMLREDKKYSDLEAKVLDLAMVLHMEHGGGNNSTFTTHVVTSSGTDTYSAIAAALGSLKGPKHGGANIKVVEMFKDMKKNIRDINDEEEIKAYLLKLLRKEAFDKAGLIYGMGHAVYSLSDPRANIFKKYVEQLANAKNKHNDFKLYSAVERLAPEVIAHERHIYKGVSANIDFYSGFVYGMLDLPTELYTPIFACSRIVGWSAHRIEELINTDKIIRPAYMAVKEHENYVEMKDRL, encoded by the coding sequence ATGAGCTACAATCAGAAAATCACAAAAGAAATAGAAGACTTAACAGCCAAATGTCTTGAGAACCTTAAAATCAACCAGTCTTTGTATAAAGAATATGATGTACAAAGGGGACTTAGAAATTTGCAAGGCGAAGGCGTAAGAGCCGGACTTACCCGCATATCAGAAATTACAGCCTTTAAAAAGATCAATGGTGAAAAAACTCCATGTGATGGCGAACTTAGATATCAAGGTATAGATATACATGAACTTACAGACGGTTTTTTAAAGGAAAATCGATTTGGATTTGAAGAGATCTCATATCTTATGCTTTTTGGACATCTTCCAACTGACACACAGCTGAAGGATTTTATGCTCTTACTTGGAGAGCAAAGATCATTACCCAAGAATTTTACAAGGGATATCATAATGAAAGCTCCCAGCAAGGATATGATGAATACTCTTTCAAGATCTGTACTGACATTATATGCCTATGACACAAAAGCGGATGACACATCACTTGCAAATGTATTAAGACAGTGTATAAACCTTATATCAACCTTCCCTATGATGTGTGTCTATGGCTATCATGCTTACAATCACTATATAAGAGATAAGAGTATGTATATACATCGTCCTTCAAATAATCTTTCTACAGCTGAAAATATTTTGCTAATGCTTAGAGAAGATAAGAAATACTCAGATTTAGAGGCAAAGGTACTGGATTTGGCAATGGTTTTGCATATGGAGCATGGTGGTGGTAATAACTCTACCTTCACAACCCATGTTGTAACATCATCAGGTACAGATACCTACTCTGCCATAGCTGCTGCTCTCGGTTCACTAAAAGGTCCAAAGCATGGAGGTGCCAATATAAAGGTAGTGGAAATGTTTAAGGATATGAAGAAAAACATTCGTGACATCAATGATGAGGAAGAAATCAAAGCTTATCTTTTAAAGCTGTTAAGAAAAGAGGCATTTGATAAAGCCGGCCTTATATATGGAATGGGGCATGCGGTATATTCTCTTTCAGATCCTCGTGCAAATATCTTCAAAAAATATGTTGAGCAACTTGCAAATGCCAAGAACAAGCATAATGACTTTAAACTATACAGTGCTGTTGAAAGACTTGCACCCGAAGTGATAGCCCATGAGAGACATATCTACAAGGGAGTTAGTGCAAATATCGACTTCTACAGTGGTTTTGTTTATGGAATGCTTGATTTGCCAACAGAATTATATACTCCTATATTTGCCTGCTCAAGGATAGTAGGTTGGAGCGCTCATAGAATTGAAGAACTTATAAATACAGACAAAATCATTAGACCTGCATATATGGCAGTAAAGGAACATGAAAACTATGTTGAAATGAAAGATAGATTATAA
- a CDS encoding MBL fold metallo-hydrolase RNA specificity domain-containing protein: MKLEFIGADHEVTGSCHYVEVGEKKFLVDYGMEQGVNVYENAPLPVPPAQIDYLFVTHAHIDHTGMIPQLVARGFKGEIYASTATMELCKIMLRDCAHIQAEELKWKNRKAERAGRQKEVAIYEMADVEAAIKLFRGVNYSEKIDVDENISIRFIDAGHILGSASIEVWLREDNESRKIVFSGDIGNFNKPLIRDPEYIKDADYVLMESTYGDRFHEDGADHVSDLAKIIEETLDRGGNVVIPAFAVGRTQELLYFMRQIKQNNLVKNRRDFPVYVDSPLAIEATNVFKDNLLDCYDEETKALVESGINPIAFPNLKMTVSSDESMAINLDKMPKVIISASGMCDAGRIRHHLKHNLWRSECSVVFAGYQAFGTLGRTLQDNVSEVRLFGENISVHAHIETLKSISSHADKNGLIKWISAFEEKPKEVFIVHGDDRVCESFSNELKTKYGINSSAPFSGSVFDLITGEWIKQTKGVAVVASKDTREQESSVYLRLLGAGERLLRIIKENKHGANKDLAKFADQINDLSKKWEI, encoded by the coding sequence ATGAAACTGGAATTTATAGGTGCGGACCACGAGGTTACAGGAAGTTGTCATTATGTTGAGGTTGGAGAGAAGAAGTTTTTGGTAGATTATGGTATGGAACAGGGGGTAAATGTGTATGAGAATGCTCCTTTACCGGTACCTCCGGCACAGATAGACTATCTATTTGTGACACATGCTCATATTGATCATACAGGAATGATACCTCAACTTGTTGCAAGAGGTTTTAAAGGTGAGATTTATGCTTCAACTGCCACAATGGAACTTTGTAAGATAATGCTTAGAGATTGTGCACATATACAGGCCGAGGAATTAAAGTGGAAAAATAGAAAGGCGGAAAGAGCCGGTAGACAAAAGGAAGTAGCTATTTATGAAATGGCTGATGTAGAAGCTGCTATAAAGTTGTTTAGAGGAGTGAATTACAGCGAAAAGATAGATGTTGATGAGAATATAAGTATAAGATTCATAGATGCAGGTCATATACTTGGCTCAGCATCTATAGAAGTTTGGCTAAGAGAGGACAATGAAAGCAGAAAGATAGTATTTTCAGGTGATATCGGAAATTTTAACAAGCCTTTAATAAGAGATCCTGAGTATATCAAGGATGCGGATTATGTTTTGATGGAGTCCACTTATGGTGACAGATTCCACGAAGATGGTGCAGACCATGTATCAGATCTTGCAAAGATTATTGAAGAAACACTGGATAGGGGAGGAAATGTGGTAATACCTGCCTTTGCAGTGGGTAGAACTCAGGAGTTGCTTTATTTTATGAGACAGATAAAGCAAAATAATCTTGTAAAGAACCGCCGGGATTTTCCGGTATATGTGGACAGCCCTCTGGCAATAGAAGCCACAAATGTATTCAAGGATAATTTGCTAGATTGTTATGATGAAGAGACAAAGGCATTGGTAGAAAGTGGCATAAATCCTATTGCCTTTCCAAACCTAAAGATGACTGTAAGCAGTGATGAATCTATGGCTATTAATCTAGATAAGATGCCGAAGGTCATTATATCTGCATCAGGTATGTGTGATGCCGGTAGAATTAGACATCATCTAAAGCATAATCTTTGGAGAAGTGAGTGCAGTGTTGTATTTGCCGGATATCAGGCCTTTGGAACTTTGGGAAGAACATTGCAGGACAATGTTTCTGAGGTAAGGCTTTTTGGAGAAAATATATCGGTACATGCTCATATTGAAACATTAAAGAGTATCAGCTCACATGCTGATAAAAATGGACTTATAAAGTGGATTAGTGCATTTGAAGAGAAGCCAAAGGAAGTATTTATAGTCCATGGGGATGACAGGGTATGTGAAAGTTTTTCAAATGAACTTAAGACTAAATATGGGATAAACTCATCAGCACCATTTTCTGGATCAGTTTTTGATTTGATAACCGGAGAGTGGATAAAGCAGACTAAGGGTGTTGCTGTAGTTGCAAGTAAGGATACAAGAGAGCAGGAAAGCAGTGTTTACTTGAGATTGCTTGGAGCCGGTGAGAGACTACTTAGAATTATAAAAGAAAATAAACATGGAGCAAATAAGGATTTGGCTAAATTTGCAGATCAGATAAATGATTTGTCAAAGAAATGGGAAATCTAG